The Panicum virgatum strain AP13 chromosome 3N, P.virgatum_v5, whole genome shotgun sequence genome includes the window CCACTAGTGCGGCATCTGAGGTCAAATTCACTACATTTTTCATTTAATTTCATGCAAATAGAAAAAATACAGCTATATTATCCATatatatttgcatcaattgcaatgaaatttcaaagaaatggccaaaaaaatttcaccagCTTTGAGGCGGGACGAGGTCAGcgggcgccggcgaggtggcgaggTGGAGCGTGGCCGGGGCCAGCAGGGTTGAGGCAGGATGGAGGTCGGCCGGGGCTATCAGGGTGGAGGGCGGCCTGTGGCGGAGAGGGCCGCCGGCAAGCTCGAGCAGCGGCCTCAGGCGGAGGCGGCCTCGAGCAGCGGCGCGCGGAGCCGGGGTCACCAGGGTGGCGGCGTCCCCTCGGGCGGCACAGCGTCCTGGGCCGGTGGCGGCAAGGCAGGCGAGCGGGGGTGCTGGCGGTGGGGtagggtggcgcggcggcgccaggtCTTGGCGGCGCTACCCGAGCCCGTCCTGCGACGGTGCCGAGGGCTGCCGGCGAGCCTCGGACGGAGGCGAGCTCGAGCAGCGGCctcgggcggaggcggcctcGAGCAGCGACGCGCGGAGCCGGGGTCACCAGGGTGGCGGCATCCCCTCGGGCGGCACAGCATCCTGGGCCGGTGGCAGCGGGGCAGGCGACCTGGGCTGCTGGCGGTGGGGcggggtggtgcggcggcgccaggTCTCGGCGGCGCTATCCGATCCCGGCCTGCGGCGGTGCCGATGGCTGCCGGCGAGCCTCGGACGGAGGCGAGCTCGAGCAGCGGCctcgggcggaggcggcctcGACCAGCGGCGGAGCCGGGGTCACCAGGGTGGTGGCGTCCTGGGCCGGTGGTGGCGGGGTGAAAGCATCttggcccctaattcgagttttggtaattaattgtaatggtttgtggattaacaatttcatttgagataatgagcataggttgatccatggatgaaagggatttggttgtgaacgtgtggAGCTTTGGAGATGATACGCAAAGcttgggctcaaggcaaaggtataaactagggcttttgcattttacctgTCATAAGGcatttagtggatgaaaagtgaccggatttgttggatagatagctatactatcaagaggggttgtgtgcttgtgcttgacgggtctttagtgccattttgctcaaaatgtctagatgcatgcatgagggctaacgacgttttgaaaagatttgagaaagatcaagtttgagagctgaatgcacaagtgcggacagtccgcctctGTGGCGCGGACGGTCCACACCCGTACCAGAGAGCCTGTTGAACTCGAGTGGGAATTTAAattggctggcggacagtccggcccaggtaggcggacggtccgccgctctaactcaaaatgtaccagagagggtgttttctctggttgaGGCGATGATCTGTacggcagacggtccgcccctggggtgcggacggtctgccGACTATTTGACAATTagtaccagagacattgttgtctctggtggatttcaaGGATGAACAGCGGACGGTCTTCCCCTGGGGCACGGATGTTCCACCAgctaatttcaaagttgtaccagagaggatgttcgtctctggtggtgtggaacacataactgcggacggtccgcccctggggcgcggacggtccgccaggactgtaatggctagttctgacacacattaaatgcactctgactcactggcttATAATGGCGGATGGTCCGGTTTTTTAACCACGGACGGTCCGTGACTTCgtagaaaagagtgtaacggctagtttttgaggggatgtatgtatatacccaatgcccggccattgggagcTTCTCTTTGCcttttggactgcatacttgacactatagagctaaggcatccctctctcacacacatttgcttagagattgcatccTTGAGAGTttgagagcatcctagtgcattgcatcaagaatttgagctttgtggcactagacAAACTTAAAGCAAGCGTCaacgacttgttactcttgggagttgccgctccctagacggcttggagaagtggatttcgtggagcacctccaaggagattgttgaggagccccgatttcggttgtgagaggttttgtgctcacctcactgTAGTGCTCACCTCACCCCgattatggtatcccaagggtgctcattttgacttggttggattctcggattcggattatgcggggtgcaaggttgataggaataGCACTTCTGGTGGTTGCCAATTTCTTGGAAGGTCTCTTGTTTCTTGGTCTTCAAAGAAACAAAactccgtggctctttcaaccgccgaagcgaaATATATTTCGGCCAGAAGTTGTTGTGCATaattattatggatgaagcaaactcttcttgattTTGGTGTGAAGTTTGATGAAATTCTATTATTGTGTGATAATGGAAGCACCGTGAAAATTACAACTAATCCGGTGCAatattcaagaaccaagcatattgatattcgtcatcatgtgaacaagggtgatatcaagattgatggaattggcacggatgatcaattagcggatatattcaccaagcctttggatgaatctcggttttgcaagttaagaaatgagttaaatatcattgactccTCAAATGTGGCTTTAAAACTAGTACATATGACATGTGATTCTTCTATGCATCTCTTGTTGCATTTTTTCGGATTTTTGAGgaatttttgagccatttatgagttttcttgattttactcgtttattttttgattttttgttcttactcactcatatgagtctttggatggtgttca containing:
- the LOC120667919 gene encoding uncharacterized protein LOC120667919: MEVGRGYQGGGRPVAERAAGKLEQRPQAEAASSSGARSRGHQGGGVPSGGTASWAGGGKAGERGCWRWGRVARRRQVLAALPEPVLRRCRGLPASLGRRRARAAASGGGGLEQRRAEPGSPGWRHPLGRHSILGRWQRGRRPGLLAVGRGGAAAPGLGGAIRSRPAAVPMAAGEPRTEASSSSGLGRRRPRPAAEPGSPGWWRPGPVVAG